In Thalassotalea fonticola, a single genomic region encodes these proteins:
- the mutT gene encoding 8-oxo-dGTP diphosphatase MutT, with translation MTKRVHVAVGVIYKDQQFFLTKRLEHTHQGGKWEFPGGKVENNETVHEALHRELKEEIAIDTLAMLPLIEISHDYSDKQVLLEVFLVDQFLGEPTAQEGQQQGWFRKEQLAGIDFPKANTPIVEKLLSLNLTEV, from the coding sequence ATGACCAAAAGAGTTCACGTCGCCGTAGGCGTAATATACAAAGACCAACAATTTTTCCTCACCAAACGACTTGAACACACTCATCAAGGCGGTAAATGGGAATTCCCTGGTGGTAAGGTAGAAAATAATGAAACAGTGCATGAAGCACTGCACAGAGAGCTTAAAGAAGAAATCGCAATTGACACATTAGCAATGTTACCGTTAATTGAAATAAGCCATGACTACAGTGATAAACAAGTCTTATTAGAGGTATTCTTAGTCGATCAATTCTTAGGAGAGCCAACGGCACAAGAAGGACAGCAACAAGGTTGGTTTAGAAAAGAGCAACTGGCAGGCATTGATTTCCCCAAAGCAAATACCCCAATAGTAGAAAAGTTACTGTCATTAAATCTAACTGAGGTCTAA
- the secA gene encoding preprotein translocase subunit SecA, which translates to MFVKIMTKLFGSRNDRLLKQMNKEVLKINALEETTKALNDDDLKAKTAEFKERVANGEALNDILPEAFAVVREASIRVFGMRHFDVQMIGGMVLHQGKIAEMRTGEGKTLTATLPSYLNGLTDKGVHVITVNDYLAKRDADWARPLFEFLGMTVGCNIPNMAPEEKQAAYKCDVTYGTNNEFGFDYLRDNMAFSPEQRAQRPLHFAVIDEVDSILIDEARTPLVISGQAEDSSELYRLIDSLVPMLEQQEAEDEEGVESTGDFTVDEKSKQVYLTERGQVRVEEILKERGMLEEHDSLYGASSIALLHHVMAALRAHKLFQKDVDYIVKEGEIVIVDEHTGRTMEGRRWSEGLHQAVEAKEHVNIQNENQTLASITFQNFFRLYEKLSGMTGTADTEAFEFNHIYGLETVVIPTNRPMVRDDMADLIYLTQEEKYEAVIADIKDCVERGQPTLVGTISIETSEFLSDILRKAKIKHKVLNAKFHAEEAEIVANAGKLGAVTIATNMAGRGTDIVLGGNLSADLAKLSNPSEDQIAKATAQWQENHEQVVAAGGLHIVATERHESRRIDNQLRGRSGRQGDPGSTRFYLSMEDGLMRIFASERIANMMRKLGMEHGEAIEHPWVTKSIENAQRKVEGRNFDVRKQLLEYDDVANDQRKVIYEQRNELLDEGDIGETIAAIRSDVINGMIDAQIPPQSLEEMWDVPALEEQLKGELTLDLPLAKWLEEDDKLNEDSLRERILAEVETAYTEKETQVGPEVLRQFEKAIMLQTLDGLWKEHLAAMDHLRQGIHLRGYAQKNPKQEYKKESFELFSNMLDNLKYDVVSVLSKVRIQQESDVEAVEEQTRKNEDAPKQYTHESSGPATQENEVKRVGRNEPCPCGSGKKYKQCHGKLS; encoded by the coding sequence ATGTTTGTAAAAATAATGACAAAGCTGTTTGGTAGTCGTAATGACCGCCTTCTTAAGCAAATGAACAAAGAAGTACTTAAAATTAACGCCCTAGAAGAAACAACAAAAGCGTTAAATGATGATGATTTAAAAGCTAAAACAGCAGAGTTTAAAGAGCGTGTTGCCAACGGCGAAGCGTTAAACGATATTTTACCAGAAGCATTTGCTGTAGTACGAGAAGCCAGTATTCGCGTATTTGGTATGCGTCATTTTGATGTGCAAATGATTGGTGGCATGGTTTTGCATCAAGGTAAAATTGCCGAAATGCGCACCGGTGAAGGTAAAACGTTAACAGCAACATTACCAAGCTACTTAAATGGTCTTACCGATAAAGGTGTTCATGTTATTACCGTGAATGACTACTTAGCGAAACGTGATGCTGACTGGGCCCGGCCATTATTTGAATTTTTAGGCATGACCGTTGGTTGTAATATTCCAAATATGGCGCCTGAAGAAAAGCAAGCTGCATATAAATGTGACGTCACATACGGTACCAATAATGAATTTGGTTTTGACTATTTACGTGACAACATGGCGTTCTCACCAGAACAACGTGCACAACGTCCATTACACTTTGCTGTAATTGATGAAGTGGATTCAATCCTTATTGATGAAGCACGTACCCCATTGGTTATTTCTGGCCAAGCTGAAGACAGCTCTGAGCTGTATCGTTTAATCGACTCTTTAGTGCCAATGCTTGAACAGCAAGAAGCTGAAGATGAAGAAGGCGTTGAAAGTACCGGCGACTTCACTGTTGATGAAAAATCAAAGCAAGTATATCTGACTGAGCGTGGCCAAGTTCGTGTTGAAGAAATTTTAAAAGAGCGTGGCATGCTAGAAGAGCATGATTCGTTATATGGCGCATCAAGCATCGCTTTACTGCACCATGTTATGGCGGCACTGCGCGCCCATAAGCTTTTCCAAAAAGACGTCGACTATATCGTTAAAGAAGGCGAAATAGTCATTGTTGATGAGCATACTGGCCGTACAATGGAAGGTCGTCGTTGGTCTGAAGGTTTACATCAAGCGGTAGAAGCTAAAGAACATGTAAATATTCAAAACGAAAATCAAACACTTGCCTCTATCACATTCCAGAATTTCTTCCGTTTATACGAGAAGTTATCAGGCATGACAGGTACAGCCGATACTGAAGCATTCGAATTTAATCATATTTATGGTTTAGAAACAGTTGTTATCCCGACCAACCGTCCTATGGTTCGTGATGATATGGCCGATTTAATTTACCTAACGCAAGAAGAAAAATACGAAGCAGTAATTGCTGATATTAAAGATTGTGTTGAACGTGGTCAGCCAACATTAGTTGGTACTATCAGTATCGAAACATCTGAATTTTTATCAGATATCTTACGTAAAGCCAAAATTAAACATAAAGTGCTTAATGCCAAATTCCATGCTGAAGAAGCCGAAATTGTTGCTAATGCCGGTAAACTTGGTGCGGTAACAATTGCTACCAATATGGCCGGCCGTGGTACCGATATCGTACTAGGTGGTAATTTGAGTGCAGATCTGGCGAAATTATCAAACCCATCTGAAGATCAAATTGCAAAAGCTACAGCACAGTGGCAAGAAAACCATGAACAAGTGGTCGCAGCAGGTGGTTTACACATTGTTGCTACAGAACGTCATGAGTCTCGTCGTATTGATAATCAACTACGTGGTCGTTCAGGCCGTCAAGGTGACCCAGGTTCAACACGTTTCTACTTATCAATGGAAGATGGTTTAATGCGCATCTTTGCCTCCGAGCGTATTGCCAACATGATGCGTAAGTTAGGTATGGAACACGGTGAAGCAATTGAACACCCATGGGTAACTAAGTCGATAGAAAATGCCCAACGTAAAGTTGAAGGCCGTAACTTTGATGTACGTAAGCAACTGCTTGAGTACGATGATGTAGCAAATGATCAACGTAAAGTAATTTACGAGCAACGTAACGAACTTCTTGACGAAGGCGATATTGGCGAGACTATTGCGGCAATACGTAGTGATGTGATCAACGGTATGATTGATGCGCAAATTCCACCACAATCTTTAGAAGAAATGTGGGATGTACCAGCGCTTGAAGAACAGCTTAAAGGTGAATTAACCTTAGATCTTCCTCTGGCAAAATGGTTAGAAGAAGATGATAAATTAAATGAAGACTCACTACGTGAACGAATTTTAGCTGAAGTTGAAACTGCCTATACAGAAAAAGAAACACAAGTTGGCCCTGAAGTTTTACGTCAATTTGAAAAAGCAATTATGCTACAAACGCTTGATGGTTTATGGAAAGAGCACTTAGCAGCTATGGACCATTTGCGCCAAGGTATTCATTTACGCGGTTACGCGCAAAAGAACCCGAAGCAAGAATACAAAAAAGAGTCGTTCGAATTATTCTCAAACATGCTTGATAACTTAAAATATGACGTAGTAAGCGTATTATCGAAAGTTCGTATTCAACAAGAATCAGATGTTGAAGCGGTAGAAGAGCAAACTCGTAAGAACGAAGATGCACCTAAGCAATACACACATGAATCAAGTGGCCCGGCAACACAAGAAAACGAAGTAAAACGCGTTGGCCGCAACGAACCATGTCCATGTGGCTCAGGCAAAAAATACAAACAATGTCACGGTAAGTTAAGTTAG